The genomic region GACATCGGGTGGAGCCTGTTCCCCTGGCTCGGTCTTGAATTGCACGAGGCCAGCGTTGCGACCCTGACCAACCCGACCCAACCGTTTGCCGATTTGCAGATGCTCGGCCTGTCGGTTCGCGTGCTGCCGCTGCTGCGCCGCGAAGTGCAGATGAGCGACGTGCGCGTCGAAGGCCTGAACCTGCGCCTGAACAAAGACGTGCATGGCCACGGCAACTGGGAAGACATCGGCAAGAATGTGCCGGACCCGGCCACCGCCACCAATGCGCCCACCGTCACTGAAGCGGCCACGCCGCCCAAGCCTGAAAAGCCGCCGCAGCCGATCCGCCTGGACATCGACAGCCTGACCATCAACAACGCCCGCGTCGAATACAACGATGAGCAGACCGGCAAGCAGTTCAGCGCCGAAAGCATCCAGTTGAGCGCCGGCGCGGTGCACGAAGGTGCAAGCATCCCACTGAAACTCACCGCATTCCTCGGCACCAACCAGCCGCTGATGCGCGTCAAGACCGAGTTGAACGGCAACCTGCGCATTCAACGCGCCCTCCAGCGTTACCAGTTCGAAGACATGAAACTCAGTGGCGAAGCCACGGGCGAGCCACTGCAAGGCAAGACCGTAACCTTTTCGACCCAGGGCCAATTGCTGGTGGACCTTGCCGCCAACATCGCCGAATGGACCAATATGAAGCTGTCGCTGAACCAACTGCGCGCCCTGGGCGAGCTGAAGGTCAATGACCTGGACAAGACTCCGCAGCTTAATGGTGCCCTGTCGATTGCCCAGTTTGACCTGGCCAAGTTCCTCGACAGCGTCGGCAACCCGCTGCCACCGATGGCCGCAGGCAGCCTGAGCAAGGTCGAACTGGTCAGCCGCCTCAAGGGCACGCCGACCAGCCTGGCGCTTGAAGACCTCAACCTGAAACTCGACGACAGCACCTTTACCGGGCGCGTGGCCGTGGATGATTTCGCCAAGCAATCCCTGCGAGTGCAGCTCAAGGCGGATACGTTCAACGCCGACAACTACCTGCCGGCCAAGTCCGAAGCCGCCAAAGGCGCTGCGGCCGCACGCCAGGCTGAAGTGCAGAACAGCGAAGCCGGCGCCATGGCGGCCGGTGGCACCACACCACTGCCGGATGCGCCGACCAAGGCCGCTTGGAGCACCGACAAACTGCTGCCACTGACCCGCCTGCGTACCCTGGACGTGAACGCCGACCTGTCCTTCGGCCAACTGACCCTGAGCAAGCTGCCGATCCAGAACGCCGCCCTGAAAGCTTCCGGCCTCGATGGTCAGCTCAAGCTCGACACGTTGAGCGGCGGCCTCTACAACGGCACCTTCCAGGCCAACGGCAACCTTGACGTGCGCCAGGACGTCCCGCTGCTGGCGCTGCAAACCCGCATCAAGCAAGTACCCGTCGAACGCATCCTGCAAGCCCAGGGGCAAAACCCGCCGGTGAAGGGCCAGCTCACCCTCGACAGCAACCTCAACGGTCGCGGCAATAGCCAGAAAGCCCTGATCGACAGCCTCAACGGTACCGCCAGCTTCGCGATCAACAATGGCGTGCTGCTCAACGCCAACATCGAGCAACAGCTGTGCACGGGCATCGCCCTGCTCAACCGCAAGACCCTCAGCGGCGACCAGCGCGGCAAGGACACCCCGTTCCAGGAGCTCAAGGGCAACCTGACCTTCCGTAACGGCGTGGCCAGTAACCCTGACCTGAAAGTGCGCATCCCGGGCCTGGCCGTCAACGGCAACGGCGACATCGACCTGCGCGTGCTGGGTATGGACTACCGGGTCGGCATCATCGTCGAAGGCGACCAGCGCGACGTGCCGGACCCGGCTTGCCAGGTGGGCTCCAATTTCCAGAACATCGAAGTCCCGTTGCGCTGTCGTGGCCCGCTGGAACTGGGCGCCAAGGCTTGCCGCCTGGACAAGGACGGCTTGAGCCAGGTCGCGATCAAAGCGGCGGGCAACAAGCTCAGCGAGAAGCTTGAGCAGAAGCTCGACAAGGTCAATCCACAGTTGAAAGACGCTTTGAAAGGCCTGTTCAATCGATGAAAAACGAGGAATTTTCAACGGCGGTGCTGG from Pseudomonas yamanorum harbors:
- a CDS encoding AsmA family protein is translated as MKAFGKILGLVLLGLLLIIVALGFALTHLFDPNDYKDEIRQIARDKAHIELTLNGDIGWSLFPWLGLELHEASVATLTNPTQPFADLQMLGLSVRVLPLLRREVQMSDVRVEGLNLRLNKDVHGHGNWEDIGKNVPDPATATNAPTVTEAATPPKPEKPPQPIRLDIDSLTINNARVEYNDEQTGKQFSAESIQLSAGAVHEGASIPLKLTAFLGTNQPLMRVKTELNGNLRIQRALQRYQFEDMKLSGEATGEPLQGKTVTFSTQGQLLVDLAANIAEWTNMKLSLNQLRALGELKVNDLDKTPQLNGALSIAQFDLAKFLDSVGNPLPPMAAGSLSKVELVSRLKGTPTSLALEDLNLKLDDSTFTGRVAVDDFAKQSLRVQLKADTFNADNYLPAKSEAAKGAAAARQAEVQNSEAGAMAAGGTTPLPDAPTKAAWSTDKLLPLTRLRTLDVNADLSFGQLTLSKLPIQNAALKASGLDGQLKLDTLSGGLYNGTFQANGNLDVRQDVPLLALQTRIKQVPVERILQAQGQNPPVKGQLTLDSNLNGRGNSQKALIDSLNGTASFAINNGVLLNANIEQQLCTGIALLNRKTLSGDQRGKDTPFQELKGNLTFRNGVASNPDLKVRIPGLAVNGNGDIDLRVLGMDYRVGIIVEGDQRDVPDPACQVGSNFQNIEVPLRCRGPLELGAKACRLDKDGLSQVAIKAAGNKLSEKLEQKLDKVNPQLKDALKGLFNR